AGGTATGGCCCGAACTCCACATCCTGGAATTTTAGGAGATAAATTTCATCATCCTTTTATAACCACCGATTTTTCTGAAAGTCAGGTAGAAATGATTACTCCACCCTTGCAAAGTGTTGCTGAGGTTCATGGTTTTTTGGAGACTCTGCAAGATGTGATTTCAGAGAATTTGATTGATGAATTGTTATGGCCACAAAGTGCTCCGCCTTTATTGCCTCAGGAAGAAGAAATTCCCATTGCTAAGTTTGGTGATAAGGGCATTCATAAAGAAAAATATAGAGAAGAATTAGCCAATAGATATGGAAAGGAGAGGCAAATGCTTTCCGGAATTCATTTTAATTTTTCACTGACCTCGAGGCTTGAGCGCAAACTTAAAAAAGCGATAGCTTGGAATGGAGATTCGGAAAAATTTAGAGAAAGTATTTACCTTAAAATGGTGCGCAATTTTATGCGTAACCGTTGGATGCTAATTTGGCTGTTTGGCGAAAGTCCTGTTTCCGATCCATCTTTAAAAATGAAGTCACTTAAAACCGGAATAAAAACATCATTGGGCTGTGGTAATGCAATATCTATTCGAAATAGCTCGGGAGGCTATCGAAATAAAGAGGAATATTATATAGATTTTAATAGTTTAGATAGCTATTTTGCTTCGCTTTCCAGACTAATTGAAGCTGGGGATATTCTTTCTGGTGAAGAGTTGTATTTACCAATACGTCTAAAATTTATTCCTGATACAAAACAGATTTCTCATTTAGAGGTTCGTATTCTTGATTTGGATCCTTTTGAAAAATCTGGCATTTCTAAAAACAGACTGTATTTTACTCACTTGTTTTTATTGTATTGTCTGTTTAAAGAGGAAGAGAATACCTATCAGAACGAAGACCAAAAAATAGCAGCTAAAAATCAGGATTTAGTTTCCTGTTATGGACTTAGTCCCGATTTATTTCTAATAAATAATAAGGGAGCATCTGTGAATTATAAAGAGATGCTGGATAATTTATTTGCTGATATTAAGCAGTTTATGTCAGATTCAAATCTGAATAAAAATGAAGAATATTCTTCTGCATTAAACGAGGTTGGTGCTCTAATTACTGATCCCGACAAGAGAAAATCGTTTAGGCTTAAGGAAAGAGTAATGAAGGAAGGTTTTATTAATTTTCATGTAAATAAAGCAAAGCAGTACAAGGAAGAAAGTGAGATGAGTAGTTTTCGTTTTCACGGATTTGAAGACCTAGAATTGTCTTCGCAGCTACTCATGAAAGCAGCTTTAAGAAGAGGAGTGGAGTTTAATATATTGGATAGAAGTGAGAACTTTATCAGTTTAACTCAAGGGGATAAAACAGAATATGTAATGCAAGCAACGCGAACCTCATTAGATAATTATTCTAGCGTTTTAATGATGGAAAATAAGCTGGTTACAAAGAAAATATTAAGTGCCAATTCGGTTCGTGTTCCTTGTGGTCTCGATTATCAAAATGCAGAAGAGGCACGTTCAGATTTTGATTTGTTTGAAGGCAAACCAATTGTAGTAAAGCCAAAATCGACAAATTATGGTCTTGGAATTACAATTTTAAAAGAAAATAAAAGTTTAGAGGTTTATCAAAGAGCCGTGGATATTGCTTTTGAGCATGATGGTAGTATTTTAATTGAGGAGTTTATTTCGGGAAGAGAGTTTCGTTTTTTTGTGATTAACGATCGTGTTGATGGAATTTTACACCGAGTGCCTGCTAACGTAAAAGGCGATGGAATAAAAACAATTCGCGAACTGGTAGAAATTAAAAATCAGGATCCTTTGCGGGGAAGAGCTTACCGAACACCTTTGGAAAAAATTAATTTGGAGGAAGCGGAGCAAATGTTTTTAAAAGAGCAAGGATTCAATTTTGATAGTATTTTAGAGAAGGATTTAGTGGTGTATTTGCGAGAAAATTCAAACATAAGTACAGGAGGCGATAGTATCGATTATACAGATGATATTCATCAGTCGTATAAAGATATAGCCATAAAATCGGCGGAAGCTTTAAATGTTAAAATTACAGGATTGGATATGATGATTGAAGATGTTACCAAGCCTGCTACTAAAGATAATTATGCAATTATCGAAATGAATTTTAATCCTGCAATTCATATACATTGTTATCCGTACATAGGTGAAAATCGAAAATTGAATGACAAAATTCTGGATGCATTAGGATTCTAAATAAATCCATAAAATAATCTGATATTTAAAATTTGGATAGCAATGGAAATCGACAATTTTTTAATATGAATAAATTCAGATACATTCTTAAAAGTTTATGGTTTTATAAGAAACAGCATTTTGCTGTTTTGTTTGCAACTGTAGTGAGTACAGCAGTTTTAACAGGTGCATTAATAATTGGCGATTCTGTTAAATACAGCCTTAGAGAACTGGTGAATTTACGTTTGGGAAAGGTAGAATATGCTATGCAATTGGGTGATCGTTATGTAAGAACCGATCTGGCAAAAGAAATGGCTGAGGATTTAAATGCAGTTGTGTCTCCTGTGCTTAAGCTTAGTGGTTTAAGTATTAATCCTGAATCTAATATCCGGGTAAATGATGTTCAGGTATATGGCATAGATAATCAGTTTTGGAACTTGACCGATACAATCGCTCAGAATTTAAAAGATGATGAAGTTATAGTGAGCCATAATCTTGCCGAGAGAATGAAACTATTGCCCGGAGATCAGTTTTTATTGCGCGTTGAGAAAGGAAGTTTAATTCCGGCGAATGCTCCTTTTGTATCCGATCAGGATCAAAGTTTAGCTTTACGATTAAAAGTTAAAGCTATTGCTGATAAGAAACTCTTAGGTCAATTTAGCTTGAAAAGTAATCAGGTGGCACCATTTAATGTGTTTCTTTCGAGGAAATATCTTGCTGAAGAAATGGAATTAAAGACTTTCTCAAATTTAATTTTAATAGCTTCGAAAAAAGGGCATTTAATAACAAAGGAAGATATTAATAGCAGCCTAAATAGAAACTGGAAAATTGAAGATGCAAGTTTAGAAATAAGAG
This genomic interval from uncultured Marinifilum sp. contains the following:
- the gshAB gene encoding bifunctional glutamate--cysteine ligase GshA/glutathione synthetase GshB, whose translation is MNRLNNITEALKCDGIRKSLINGQFGIEKENVRVDYKGGMARTPHPGILGDKFHHPFITTDFSESQVEMITPPLQSVAEVHGFLETLQDVISENLIDELLWPQSAPPLLPQEEEIPIAKFGDKGIHKEKYREELANRYGKERQMLSGIHFNFSLTSRLERKLKKAIAWNGDSEKFRESIYLKMVRNFMRNRWMLIWLFGESPVSDPSLKMKSLKTGIKTSLGCGNAISIRNSSGGYRNKEEYYIDFNSLDSYFASLSRLIEAGDILSGEELYLPIRLKFIPDTKQISHLEVRILDLDPFEKSGISKNRLYFTHLFLLYCLFKEEENTYQNEDQKIAAKNQDLVSCYGLSPDLFLINNKGASVNYKEMLDNLFADIKQFMSDSNLNKNEEYSSALNEVGALITDPDKRKSFRLKERVMKEGFINFHVNKAKQYKEESEMSSFRFHGFEDLELSSQLLMKAALRRGVEFNILDRSENFISLTQGDKTEYVMQATRTSLDNYSSVLMMENKLVTKKILSANSVRVPCGLDYQNAEEARSDFDLFEGKPIVVKPKSTNYGLGITILKENKSLEVYQRAVDIAFEHDGSILIEEFISGREFRFFVINDRVDGILHRVPANVKGDGIKTIRELVEIKNQDPLRGRAYRTPLEKINLEEAEQMFLKEQGFNFDSILEKDLVVYLRENSNISTGGDSIDYTDDIHQSYKDIAIKSAEALNVKITGLDMMIEDVTKPATKDNYAIIEMNFNPAIHIHCYPYIGENRKLNDKILDALGF